In a genomic window of Flavobacterium crassostreae:
- a CDS encoding tetratricopeptide repeat protein, which produces MNKIYIILMLTASIHLFGQARTANDYYILGKNQELLQNYKLAIKDYAKAIALEPQFEEAYFSKAMVERILKKYQNAIEDLTKAIALNPKSRKAYYFRANTKNILKDYQGSLTDLDKCIAIDPNYGLAYNSRAETKFALKQKESGCEDLLKAASLGYPYPFDYIENNACKNSLL; this is translated from the coding sequence ATGAACAAAATTTATATTATCTTAATGCTGACCGCCAGCATCCATTTGTTTGGTCAGGCTAGAACAGCAAACGATTATTACATATTGGGCAAAAATCAAGAATTATTACAAAATTATAAATTAGCTATTAAAGATTACGCCAAGGCCATTGCCCTGGAGCCACAGTTTGAAGAAGCCTATTTTTCAAAAGCAATGGTGGAGAGAATTTTAAAAAAATACCAAAATGCAATTGAGGATTTAACCAAAGCAATTGCATTAAATCCAAAATCACGAAAAGCATATTATTTTAGAGCCAACACCAAAAACATCCTTAAAGACTACCAAGGATCTCTTACTGATTTAGACAAATGCATCGCTATTGATCCCAATTATGGTCTTGCTTATAATAGCCGTGCAGAAACAAAATTTGCTCTCAAACAAAAAGAAAGTGGCTGTGAAGATTTATTAAAAGCCGCATCTTTGGGCTATCCTTATCCGTTTGATTATATCGAAAACAACGCCTGTAAAAACAGTCTATTATAA
- the rpsO gene encoding 30S ribosomal protein S15 translates to MYLTKEVKEEIFAQHGEKTNTGKAEAQIALFTFRISHLTEHLKRNRHDYNTERSLVLLVGKRRSLLDYLKKKEINRYREIIKVLNIRK, encoded by the coding sequence ATGTATTTAACTAAAGAAGTAAAAGAAGAAATCTTCGCACAACACGGAGAAAAAACAAACACTGGAAAAGCAGAAGCACAAATTGCTTTATTTACTTTCAGAATTAGCCACTTAACAGAGCACTTGAAAAGAAATCGTCATGATTACAACACAGAGCGTTCTTTAGTATTATTAGTAGGAAAAAGAAGATCTTTACTAGATTACTTGAAAAAGAAAGAGATTAACAGATATCGTGAGATTATCAAAGTATTGAATATCAGAAAATAA
- a CDS encoding DedA family protein yields MNSFDWKNLIDPLFYIHFDVNGIKLGIYIVLFIVFAETGLFAGFFLPGDSLLFLAGIYNRELIENVFFIESDFINVVLLSTMVAISGIFGNIIGYWFGSKSGYYLYNKQDTFWFKKKYLVQSKAFFERHGGRAIIFARFLPIFRTFAPIVAGIVSMEKKKFMFYNILSSFLWSFTLIFAGHYLYGFLLANYGINLKEHIELIVIGLVVITLLPVILKFAKKTTIIE; encoded by the coding sequence ATGAACAGTTTTGATTGGAAAAATTTAATAGACCCACTTTTTTACATTCACTTTGATGTAAACGGGATCAAACTAGGTATATATATTGTTTTGTTTATTGTGTTTGCAGAGACAGGGCTTTTTGCAGGATTCTTTTTGCCAGGGGATAGTTTGCTTTTTTTGGCAGGAATTTATAATCGCGAACTAATCGAGAATGTGTTTTTTATAGAAAGTGATTTTATAAACGTAGTACTTTTGTCTACCATGGTAGCCATATCAGGTATCTTTGGTAATATTATAGGATACTGGTTTGGTTCCAAAAGCGGATACTATCTTTATAACAAACAAGACACTTTTTGGTTCAAAAAGAAATATTTAGTCCAATCTAAAGCTTTTTTTGAAAGACATGGTGGTAGAGCAATCATCTTTGCAAGATTTTTGCCAATTTTCAGGACTTTTGCACCTATAGTAGCAGGTATTGTTTCTATGGAAAAAAAGAAATTTATGTTCTATAATATTTTGAGTTCTTTTTTATGGTCTTTCACGTTGATTTTTGCAGGGCATTATTTATATGGTTTTTTATTAGCTAATTATGGTATCAATCTAAAAGAACACATAGAGTTAATTGTTATAGGCTTAGTTGTAATTACATTATTACCGGTAATTCTTAAATTTGCTAAAAAAACTACCATAATAGAGTAA
- a CDS encoding GatB/YqeY domain-containing protein, with protein MSLSTNIMDEMKTAMRAKDTVALEALRAIKSELLLAQTASGSKVEISEEEEVKLLQRLVKTRKESARIFTEQSRLDLAEPELAQVAVIEKFLPAQLTEAEVEAVVAKIITETGASGIASMGKVMGLAAAQLGGTAEGKTISAIVKKLLV; from the coding sequence ATGAGTTTATCAACCAATATCATGGACGAAATGAAAACCGCCATGAGAGCCAAAGACACTGTAGCTTTAGAGGCATTACGAGCCATTAAATCAGAACTTTTGTTGGCTCAAACCGCTTCCGGATCTAAAGTAGAAATTTCAGAAGAAGAAGAAGTGAAATTGTTACAAAGGTTGGTTAAAACCCGAAAAGAAAGCGCTAGAATTTTTACCGAACAAAGCCGTCTGGATTTAGCCGAGCCCGAATTAGCTCAAGTAGCAGTTATTGAAAAGTTTTTACCAGCCCAATTAACCGAAGCAGAGGTAGAGGCTGTAGTTGCAAAAATAATTACAGAAACAGGAGCGTCAGGTATTGCTTCTATGGGTAAAGTAATGGGTTTAGCAGCTGCTCAATTAGGAGGAACTGCCGAAGGTAAAACAATCTCAGCTATTGTAAAAAAATTATTAGTATAA
- a CDS encoding MBL fold metallo-hydrolase RNA specificity domain-containing protein, translating to MKVTFIGGAGTVTGSKTLLESNGKRILIDCGLFQGIKPLRELNWKPLAVLASTIDCVLLTHGHLDHCGWLPLLVEQGFSGKIYCSNPTMQVAKLILSDSAKIQEEEAKKANKEKFSKHQVAKPLYTVAQALNVFPLFHVIQTEQPILLTKNISARFFNAGHIIGACSIALELEDKTLFFSGDIGRDQDVLMFPPTKPKNADYVFLESTYGNRLHPDSNAKLELAAAINATLNNQGTFIIPSFAIERAQSIMYLLWQLKNENKIPDVPYIIDSPMGVHAFSIFLNNSSWHKSTLQDCVAMGKMFTMITDYKDTLAAIDNKQPKVVIAASGMVTGGRVLNYLQEYIGQPQTTIMLVGYQAEGTRGRKLVEGAKEVKIYGKYYPVVAKIMEIKGLSAHGDQKDLLHWLSELKNTPKKVFLVHGENQAADELRIKINQEYGYDCCVPLMNEEMVL from the coding sequence ATGAAAGTTACCTTTATTGGAGGAGCAGGTACGGTAACGGGCTCCAAAACATTACTAGAAAGCAACGGGAAGAGAATTTTAATAGATTGTGGATTGTTTCAGGGCATAAAACCCTTGCGAGAACTCAATTGGAAACCCTTGGCTGTTTTGGCCAGTACAATTGATTGTGTTTTATTGACCCATGGTCATTTAGACCACTGTGGTTGGTTGCCGTTGTTGGTAGAGCAAGGTTTTTCGGGCAAAATATACTGCAGCAATCCCACCATGCAAGTTGCTAAATTAATTTTGAGTGACAGTGCCAAAATTCAAGAAGAAGAAGCCAAAAAAGCCAATAAAGAAAAATTCTCTAAGCACCAAGTAGCCAAGCCACTTTATACGGTGGCGCAGGCTTTGAACGTATTTCCGTTGTTTCATGTTATCCAAACCGAGCAGCCAATACTGTTAACCAAAAATATTTCGGCACGTTTCTTTAACGCCGGACACATTATCGGTGCTTGTAGTATTGCGTTGGAGCTAGAGGATAAAACCCTATTTTTCTCGGGAGATATTGGTCGAGACCAAGATGTTTTAATGTTTCCGCCTACAAAACCCAAAAATGCCGATTATGTTTTTTTAGAAAGCACCTACGGCAACCGCCTGCATCCAGACTCTAATGCGAAGTTAGAATTAGCCGCAGCAATCAATGCTACTTTAAACAACCAAGGAACATTTATTATACCGAGTTTTGCAATTGAGCGCGCACAAAGCATAATGTACCTATTGTGGCAATTAAAAAACGAAAATAAAATACCAGACGTTCCTTATATAATAGACTCACCTATGGGAGTGCATGCGTTTTCTATTTTCTTGAACAATAGTAGTTGGCACAAAAGCACGTTGCAAGACTGCGTTGCTATGGGCAAAATGTTTACCATGATTACCGATTATAAAGATACACTAGCGGCTATAGATAACAAACAACCCAAAGTGGTTATTGCGGCAAGCGGGATGGTAACCGGAGGTAGAGTCTTAAATTACTTGCAAGAATATATTGGTCAGCCCCAAACAACCATTATGCTTGTAGGTTATCAAGCCGAAGGAACCCGAGGCAGAAAATTAGTAGAAGGCGCTAAGGAGGTAAAGATCTACGGAAAATACTACCCAGTTGTAGCCAAAATAATGGAAATAAAAGGCTTGTCTGCACACGGAGACCAAAAGGATTTGCTCCATTGGCTCTCGGAATTAAAAAACACTCCTAAAAAAGTATTTTTGGTACACGGCGAAAACCAAGCTGCAGACGAACTTAGAATAAAAATTAATCAAGAATACGGCTATGATTGCTGCGTGCCTTTGATGAACGAAGAAATGGTGCTTTAA
- a CDS encoding exosortase F system-associated membrane protein: MLKKQSECYLAIVLVLLLVLLLIGVRVYEDELFYDPFLNYFKTDFKTAPLPPYNALQLFLGLVFRYALNMLFSMGLLYVVFKEIAWIKFAAFLYVFFFMVLVFWFYLLVSFWEPVNTLGLFYVRRFLIQPLFVLLFIPAFYYQKTNK, from the coding sequence ATGCTAAAAAAACAGTCTGAATGCTATCTTGCCATAGTGCTTGTCTTGCTCTTGGTTTTGCTGCTGATAGGAGTACGTGTTTATGAAGACGAGTTATTTTACGATCCTTTTTTGAACTATTTTAAGACGGATTTCAAAACGGCTCCGCTACCACCATACAATGCCTTACAGTTGTTTTTGGGGTTGGTCTTTAGGTATGCCTTAAATATGCTGTTCTCTATGGGTTTGCTGTATGTTGTTTTTAAAGAAATTGCATGGATTAAATTTGCTGCTTTTTTGTATGTTTTTTTCTTTATGGTGTTGGTTTTTTGGTTCTACCTCTTGGTGTCTTTTTGGGAACCAGTAAATACATTGGGTTTGTTTTATGTAAGACGTTTTTTGATTCAGCCGCTTTTTGTACTGTTGTTTATTCCTGCTTTTTATTACCAAAAAACAAACAAATGA
- a CDS encoding sigma-70 family RNA polymerase sigma factor, with protein sequence MRQLKITKQVTNRETASLDKYLQEIGKVDLITADEEVELAQKIKAGDQRALEKLTKANLRFVVSVAKQYQNQGLTLPDLINEGNLGLIKAAQRFDETRGFKFISYAVWWIRQSILQALAEQSRIVRLPLNKIGSINKINKMYALLEQSNERPPSAEEIAKELDMTVNDVKESMKNSGRHLSMDAPLVEGEDSNLYDVLRSGESPNPDRELIHESLRTEIERSLETLTPREADVVRLYFGLGDQHPMTLEEIGETFDLTRERVRQIKEKAIRRLKHTSRSKILKTYLG encoded by the coding sequence ATGAGACAACTTAAAATCACCAAGCAGGTAACCAATAGGGAAACTGCATCATTAGACAAATATTTACAAGAAATTGGAAAAGTTGATCTTATTACCGCTGATGAAGAAGTAGAATTGGCTCAAAAAATTAAAGCCGGAGACCAACGCGCTTTAGAAAAACTAACCAAAGCCAACCTACGTTTTGTGGTATCGGTAGCAAAACAATATCAAAACCAAGGGTTAACATTGCCAGATTTAATTAACGAAGGAAACCTTGGACTCATAAAAGCCGCACAACGTTTTGATGAAACACGTGGTTTTAAATTCATTTCGTATGCAGTATGGTGGATCCGTCAATCCATTCTGCAAGCCTTGGCAGAACAATCCCGTATTGTACGTTTGCCATTAAACAAAATTGGCTCTATCAACAAAATCAACAAGATGTACGCTTTATTAGAGCAATCTAACGAGCGACCACCATCTGCGGAAGAAATTGCCAAAGAATTAGACATGACCGTAAATGACGTAAAAGAGTCCATGAAAAACTCTGGCCGTCACCTATCCATGGATGCACCACTTGTTGAGGGAGAAGATTCTAATCTTTATGACGTTTTGCGTTCTGGAGAATCTCCAAACCCAGACAGAGAATTAATTCACGAATCCTTACGCACTGAAATTGAACGTTCTCTAGAAACCCTAACTCCTCGTGAGGCAGATGTAGTACGTCTTTATTTTGGACTAGGAGACCAACACCCAATGACCCTGGAAGAAATTGGCGAAACCTTTGACCTGACCAGAGAACGAGTACGTCAAATTAAAGAAAAAGCCATCCGTAGGTTAAAGCACACCTCCAGAAGTAAAATACTAAAAACATATTTAGGTTAA
- the rpe gene encoding ribulose-phosphate 3-epimerase: MKNTLIAPSVLAADFANLQRDIEMINASEADWFHIDIMDGVFVPNISFGMPVLEAITKHAKKTIDVHLMIVDPDRYIKTFADLGATILTVHYEACTHLHRTLQAIKAEGMQAGVALNPHTNIALLEDVIQDIDLVCIMSVNPGFGGQSFIENTYKKVQKLKELIVQKGATTLIEIDGGVTNKNAVQLVEAGADVLVAGSYVFKAQNPTETIADLKNLTKN, encoded by the coding sequence ATGAAAAATACCCTAATAGCACCATCCGTACTAGCAGCAGACTTTGCAAACCTACAACGCGATATAGAAATGATTAACGCTAGTGAGGCCGATTGGTTTCATATTGACATTATGGATGGCGTTTTTGTGCCCAACATATCCTTTGGTATGCCCGTACTCGAAGCAATAACCAAACACGCCAAAAAAACCATCGATGTACACTTGATGATTGTAGACCCAGATCGATACATCAAAACTTTTGCCGATTTAGGCGCCACTATCCTAACCGTACATTACGAAGCCTGTACCCACTTGCACAGAACCCTACAGGCTATAAAAGCCGAAGGAATGCAAGCTGGAGTTGCCCTAAACCCACACACCAACATTGCCCTATTAGAAGATGTAATCCAAGATATTGATCTAGTGTGCATCATGAGTGTAAATCCTGGTTTTGGAGGGCAATCTTTTATAGAAAACACCTACAAAAAGGTCCAAAAACTAAAAGAATTGATTGTCCAAAAAGGCGCCACTACTCTCATAGAGATTGACGGAGGCGTTACCAACAAAAATGCCGTTCAACTAGTTGAAGCCGGAGCAGATGTTCTGGTAGCAGGTAGTTATGTTTTTAAAGCCCAAAACCCTACAGAAACGATAGCCGATTTAAAAAATTTAACTAAAAATTAA
- a CDS encoding polyribonucleotide nucleotidyltransferase gives MIPQLFVESIDLGDGRNITIETGRLAKQADGSVVIRIGKTVILGTVVSSRKASPGIDFLPLTVDYREKFAAAGRFPGGFFKREARPSDSEVLTMRLVDRVLRPLFPDDYHAEVQVMIQLMSHDEDVMPDALAGLAASAALALSDIPFETLISEARVGRIDGKFIINPSRAQLELSDIDMMIGASMDSIAMVEGEMKEISEAEMLEAIKFAHEHIKNQIAAQLRLQAAFGKKEVRTYEGEREDEAIYAKVKAASYDKIYAIASKGSSKQERTAAFEEVKEEVKALFTEEELAVDGDLVSKYFKKTNKEAVRNVTLDLGTRLDGRKTTEIRPIWCEVDYLPSVHGSALFTRGETQALATATLGTSREANQIDSPSQQGEEKFYLHYNFPPFSTGEARPLRGTSRREVGHGNLAQRALKNMIPTDCPYTIRVVSEVLESNGSSSMATVCAGTLSLMDAGIQMIRPVSGIAMGLITDGERFAVLSDILGDEDHLGDMDFKVTGTSVGITACQMDIKIDGLKYEIMEAALAQARDGRLHILGKLIETLATPKEDVKAYAPKIITRRIPNAFIGALIGPGGKVIQELQKTTGTTIVINEDPATEEGVIEILGTDPAGIEAVLAKIKSITFKPQMNESYEVKVIKMLDFGAVVEYAEAPGNEVLLHVSELAWERTENVSDVVNMGDVFQVKYLGMDPKTRKEKVSRKALLPRPPREDKKE, from the coding sequence ATGATTCCACAATTATTTGTAGAAAGTATCGATTTAGGTGATGGAAGAAACATCACAATCGAAACAGGTCGTTTAGCCAAACAAGCAGACGGATCTGTAGTAATTAGAATAGGTAAAACGGTTATATTAGGAACAGTAGTATCTTCTAGAAAAGCAAGTCCAGGTATCGACTTTTTACCCCTTACGGTAGATTATCGCGAAAAATTTGCTGCAGCAGGACGTTTTCCTGGTGGTTTCTTTAAGAGAGAAGCAAGACCAAGTGATAGCGAAGTGTTAACCATGCGTTTAGTAGACCGTGTTTTACGTCCGCTTTTTCCGGATGATTACCATGCCGAAGTTCAGGTAATGATTCAATTGATGTCTCATGACGAAGATGTTATGCCAGATGCACTTGCAGGTCTTGCAGCATCAGCAGCATTAGCTTTGTCTGACATTCCTTTTGAAACATTAATATCTGAAGCAAGAGTTGGTCGTATCGACGGGAAATTTATTATTAACCCAAGCCGTGCTCAATTAGAATTATCTGACATCGATATGATGATTGGAGCTTCTATGGATTCTATCGCAATGGTAGAGGGTGAAATGAAAGAAATCTCAGAAGCAGAAATGCTGGAAGCAATTAAATTTGCACACGAACATATTAAAAACCAAATTGCTGCTCAACTACGTTTGCAAGCTGCTTTTGGTAAAAAAGAAGTTCGTACCTACGAAGGAGAAAGAGAAGACGAAGCTATTTACGCTAAAGTAAAGGCAGCGTCTTACGATAAAATTTATGCTATTGCAAGCAAAGGTTCTTCTAAACAAGAACGCACAGCAGCCTTTGAAGAAGTAAAAGAAGAAGTGAAAGCATTGTTTACGGAAGAAGAATTAGCAGTTGATGGCGATTTAGTTTCTAAATACTTCAAAAAAACCAACAAAGAAGCCGTACGTAACGTAACCCTAGATTTAGGAACACGTCTAGACGGAAGAAAAACTACCGAAATCCGACCTATCTGGTGTGAAGTAGATTATTTACCATCAGTACACGGATCGGCATTATTCACCCGTGGAGAAACGCAAGCATTGGCTACAGCAACTTTAGGGACCTCTAGAGAAGCCAACCAAATTGACTCGCCATCACAACAAGGTGAAGAGAAATTCTACTTACATTATAACTTCCCTCCTTTCTCAACTGGTGAAGCGCGTCCTTTGAGAGGAACTTCAAGAAGAGAAGTAGGTCACGGAAACTTGGCTCAAAGAGCGTTAAAAAACATGATCCCTACGGATTGTCCATACACCATTCGTGTGGTTTCTGAAGTATTAGAGTCTAACGGTTCGTCTTCTATGGCAACTGTTTGTGCTGGAACACTATCTTTGATGGATGCTGGTATCCAAATGATTCGTCCCGTTTCTGGAATTGCCATGGGATTGATTACTGACGGAGAGCGTTTTGCTGTATTGTCTGACATTCTTGGTGACGAAGATCACTTAGGAGATATGGACTTTAAAGTAACCGGAACTTCTGTAGGAATCACTGCTTGTCAAATGGACATCAAAATTGATGGATTGAAATACGAGATTATGGAAGCGGCACTTGCTCAAGCTCGTGATGGTCGTTTGCATATCCTTGGAAAATTAATCGAAACTTTAGCTACTCCAAAAGAGGATGTTAAAGCTTACGCTCCAAAAATTATTACAAGAAGAATCCCTAATGCTTTTATTGGTGCCTTGATCGGACCTGGTGGAAAAGTGATTCAAGAATTGCAAAAAACTACCGGAACTACCATTGTTATCAATGAAGATCCTGCTACTGAAGAAGGTGTTATTGAAATTTTAGGAACTGATCCTGCTGGAATTGAAGCGGTATTGGCTAAAATTAAATCCATCACTTTCAAGCCTCAAATGAACGAGTCTTATGAAGTAAAAGTAATCAAAATGTTGGATTTTGGTGCTGTTGTAGAATATGCCGAAGCCCCAGGAAACGAAGTATTATTACACGTTTCTGAGCTAGCATGGGAACGCACCGAAAATGTTTCGGATGTGGTGAACATGGGCGATGTTTTTCAAGTGAAATACTTAGGTATGGATCCAAAAACTAGAAAAGAAAAAGTGTCCAGAAAAGCACTTTTGCCAAGACCTCCTCGTGAGGACAAAAAAGAGTAA
- a CDS encoding GAF domain-containing protein, protein MTFEELQPEVTAITTAVSLSREEKLLAICQLLNKQIAHYNWVGFYFANPETKTLHLGPYIGAPTDHTVIPFGKGICGQVAVSNANFVVPDVAAQDNYIACSLTVKSEIVVPLFVNGQNIGQIDIDSHEIDPFTEADERFLEFVTHEIAKLY, encoded by the coding sequence ATGACCTTTGAAGAATTACAACCAGAAGTAACCGCAATTACTACCGCCGTTTCTCTTTCTAGAGAAGAAAAACTACTCGCTATATGCCAACTTTTAAATAAACAAATTGCGCATTATAATTGGGTAGGCTTTTATTTTGCAAATCCAGAGACCAAAACCCTACATTTGGGTCCTTATATAGGTGCACCAACAGACCATACCGTAATTCCGTTTGGAAAAGGAATTTGTGGGCAAGTTGCAGTTTCAAATGCTAATTTTGTGGTGCCGGATGTAGCCGCTCAAGACAATTATATTGCTTGTAGCTTGACCGTTAAATCCGAAATTGTAGTCCCTCTATTTGTAAATGGACAAAATATTGGACAAATTGATATTGATAGCCACGAAATAGACCCATTTACGGAGGCTGACGAACGTTTTTTAGAATTTGTTACTCACGAAATTGCCAAGCTGTACTAA
- the xrtF gene encoding exosortase family protein XrtF, with translation MKHYFIAHKLFLLFLAKFFLTYILLTVVYQLYLGGFQQNQIDGITQLVSQNTQQLMRVLDMDVLVLKDKGASVMVFYKQKYIARIIEGCNAISIIILFVSFIVAFSGKIKPTLLFICMGSLVIYGLNVVRIALLVVLLDAYPEQTAVWHGTIFPLFIYGVVFLLWVLWVTKILDYAKKTV, from the coding sequence TTGAAACACTATTTTATTGCACATAAGCTTTTTTTGTTGTTTTTGGCAAAGTTTTTTTTGACCTATATTTTGCTTACGGTAGTTTATCAGTTGTACCTCGGCGGATTCCAACAGAACCAAATAGACGGCATTACGCAGCTCGTATCTCAAAATACACAGCAGTTGATGCGTGTTTTGGATATGGACGTACTGGTTTTAAAAGACAAAGGAGCTTCGGTTATGGTGTTTTATAAACAAAAATATATTGCCCGTATTATTGAAGGCTGTAATGCCATTAGCATAATTATTTTATTTGTGTCTTTTATTGTTGCCTTTTCAGGAAAAATAAAACCCACTTTACTTTTTATTTGTATGGGTAGTTTGGTCATTTATGGGCTCAATGTAGTGCGTATTGCACTTTTGGTTGTTTTGTTGGATGCATATCCAGAACAGACAGCAGTATGGCACGGAACCATTTTTCCGTTATTTATATATGGAGTGGTGTTTCTTTTGTGGGTTTTGTGGGTTACTAAAATTTTGGATTATGCTAAAAAAACAGTCTGA
- a CDS encoding restriction endonuclease, whose protein sequence is MKIIKNSGQVVDFDAKKLQASLLKSGASHKVVEGILAKIQETVYEGISTKKIYKKAFSLLKKQADSHAARYNLKAALLLLGPAGFFFEKYIARLFVEEGYKTILNQTLQGQCVSHEMDVLIQKNNRIAMVECKFHGSTNAASDVKVPLYIHSRFKDVATQTHAIFSGKDTVSQCWIATNNRFTGDAIAYAECVNLHLLSWNYPKNNNLKTKNDGQCLYPVTCLTTLLRAEKDTLLSLEIILVKELACNALVLHKIGLSTTRIKRVLKEVSELCPDC, encoded by the coding sequence ATGAAAATTATCAAAAATTCAGGCCAAGTAGTAGATTTTGACGCCAAAAAACTCCAAGCCTCGCTGCTAAAATCCGGAGCAAGCCACAAAGTAGTAGAAGGTATCTTGGCTAAAATACAAGAGACAGTCTACGAGGGCATTTCTACCAAAAAGATATATAAAAAGGCGTTTTCTCTTTTAAAAAAACAAGCAGATTCTCATGCTGCAAGATACAATCTAAAGGCAGCATTGTTGTTGCTTGGGCCTGCAGGATTCTTTTTTGAAAAATATATTGCCCGCCTTTTTGTAGAAGAAGGCTATAAAACCATCTTGAACCAAACCCTGCAAGGGCAATGTGTATCTCACGAAATGGATGTTTTAATCCAAAAAAACAACCGTATTGCTATGGTAGAGTGTAAGTTTCATGGAAGCACTAATGCAGCCTCGGATGTTAAAGTGCCATTGTATATCCACTCTAGGTTTAAGGATGTTGCAACACAAACCCATGCTATTTTTTCTGGAAAAGATACCGTATCTCAATGTTGGATTGCCACCAATAATCGGTTTACGGGAGATGCTATTGCTTATGCCGAGTGTGTAAACTTGCATCTTTTGAGCTGGAATTATCCCAAAAACAATAATCTAAAAACCAAAAACGATGGGCAATGCCTATATCCTGTAACTTGCTTAACGACTCTTTTGCGAGCCGAAAAAGATACATTGCTTTCTTTAGAAATTATTTTAGTCAAAGAACTAGCTTGCAATGCGTTGGTTTTGCATAAAATAGGCTTGAGTACCACTAGAATAAAAAGAGTGTTGAAAGAAGTTTCTGAATTATGTCCAGATTGTTAG